Below is a genomic region from Trichoderma asperellum chromosome 2, complete sequence.
gtgataaaaagaagaagaagaaggagaagaaggagaaggagaaagaaaaggagaaggagaaggacaaagataaggagaaggagaaggagaaggagaaggagaaaaagaccAAGGGCTGGGCGGGCTCGATTCTGCCGTTGAAGAGCCATAAGAAGCGTGGTAAATCAAACCTTGTTCGGCCACCAACTCCACCCGCCTCTGTGTCTCACCtggatgacgaggaagaggatgaaccCGAAAGGGACATTCGCCAGCCTTCTCTTGAGCCGCCTATTATAAGCATCACCGAATCTCCATCCTTACCTGAGCAGTCAGAGCTACCGAAGCAGTCTTCAGAGGATATGTCTTATCCCATGATTGACCTGGACGCTGCACTTGGTCCTTTCAACACCCCTTTGTCTTATAATGCCGAGTGGGAAGCTGCTCAGCGCGCTGCGGGTACTCCGGGCAGCAGAAGGCGCCTCCACAGTGCTCAAGGCTTGAAAGGTTTCAGTGGTCCTGGCATGCATTACCACCGACGTGCCGAGTCGGCTCCTGATCTCCCACCTTTTGATTTCCGTTCCGCTATTCACCGATtcggcagcagctcaaccATGGCTGACGTgtttgaagaggatgaagaggatgaagacggAAAGGGCAATACCAAAACAGAGCTAGAGACTAGCGAAGAAGTCAGCGAAGAATTCGACGGCGACGTCACACCTCCTGCTATCACGCCTGTCCTGCAAGAGCCCTTCCTCGGCCCCAGTGACAAGGTGCTGGGCAAGATGCGACGCGGAAGCGCTGGATTGATTGAGGGAGAATCTTCCAGCTCATATGCAGTACGGGCTGAGGCATCTAAAGTCTCACTTCAAGACGAGACCATCACAGAGGAAGATTTCACGTTTTTCCGAGCCCCAGTATTCCAAGGCCGCAGGGATTCCGTCGACTCAGGAGCACCCTCAGCTCCGTCACCAAGGCAGGTCCCTGCCACCGCTGACCTGCCAGTTGACGATCCTCTGGTTCTCCCTAGCGCAAGCGCTACGCCGCTCAGCCCTTACTCGGCTAGCTATGTCTCTTCCTCTCACCCCTCTCCGCGATCTCCAATGTCGGTTGATGCGCAACGCATTTCCACCGCACCCTCGTCCATCACTGACGATAGCTTCCATTCTCTGCTTATGGGAGAACCGGGACCGGAAGTCAGGATTTCAATGGACTACGATGCCCCATCACTCGCGTCAAGCCACTCAGCCATGACCCGTGACAGCACCTTCATTCCTGTACCACGACCTCGCCAACTTGGACCATCTCGTGACCAGCGCCCAGTGTCAATGTCAGCTCCATTCGGACGCAGACGCTCGAGCTTGGCGAGCCTCAGCCGACTTATTAGCAGCTCTCATGGTGAGAGAAGCAAGCTCTCCATGGAAGTGACTTTAGATAATGAGCCAGAATCGAAAAAGTCAAAGCACAGCAAGACCAAACGGCTGGGAAGGATGATGCAGTTCTGGAAACCAAGTAAAGAAGACAaagtcaaagaagaaagagctAAAGAAGATAAAGCAGCTTGAGTTTCCAGAGGGAGGTGACAGGGGACGAAGAATTAAAAAGCAGCGTCTCACGGTTATTGAAACGCTGCTTTGACGAACTTATATGTATTCTATGTAGCGCATGCTttcaccaaaaaaaaaaaaatcttttttttttccgcttATGCCTCATGGATGCTGGACCTATTGAAAATTTTACAAGTGTGcttgcgttttttttttgttcatggAACACAGTTGAAAACATCTTGAAGCCAGCTGGCGATAGCTGAGAAATGATTTTCCTTCAAAGCAAACTTTATGAGGATTATGATGCTGCTATTTTCTCACATGGAGCTACAAGAGAGCTGACACCTTCACATTGCCGGCGCAACCAGAATTGAGCGTTTGATGACAAGCATGAACCTTGCTATTTTTGCGTGATGAGTGCATTTTGgactcttctttttttattactatttatgtTTGGACGCTTGGCGGATTGGGACGGGGAAGGTTCCTCGACGCTGTGTATGTCGaaatattttctttgttctttttcttttgtgatACTTTCTCTGAATCTAAGGGAAACTCTCATCTTGAGAAAAGCACGCCGGATGGATATATAAGCCATATTTAAAGGGGAAGGGGGCTTCATTTTTTGCGTTGGTCAATTATTTTGATCCGAAAAGGGGTTTTCTCGATTTGGCCGCGGATAAGGGTTGCTTTTTACGGAGTatgtataatttttttttttacaaaggaaaaaaaaaattaattcaTGGTAGGTTTTTTTCATTAAGTTGAATTGAGAGAGCCCGAAATGGgcgaaataaaataaaaacatttaTATTCACAACTTTCGGATGCCCTTTTTACTTACGTGATAATTTGAGATAAACGATTTGTAAATATGGTAGTAGTATGGTTTGTCTTTAATTGTAGGTACCAggatatatatacctatgtAAGTACCCAGCTATCGATAGGATTTAGATATAAATACTTCGGAAACATCATCTCGCCTTGTATAGTCATGTCATATAcacaaaaaagaatagtCATAAAGCCGTAACACATCATAATGAGAGatagaatagaaaaaaaagggggagtaTCAGAAGAAAACCATCGTATCCAGTCATATGCGAAACACAAAAGCCTCACGCTTTTTCCAACGCCACACCATTGTGAGCACAGGGTCACATCATCAAATTCAGTGCTTGTATGCAAGACTCCCGCTTCGGCTTTGCAAAAGGTGTTTAGACAACGTTCTCATCTCATGAAAAGAACTTCGATACGCCGTTGCGGATGCCTTCTACCAAGCCGCCGCCTTGTCGCTCGATGTCATCGTAGTAGCTGGCCTTGCGCTCCCACCGCATGTCGCCGCTGCGGCCGCGCTCGACGCGACTTCCCCGGACGTACGACTGGAcggcattgctgctgccgttgccgtACTCGCCCGCCATGCGGACAGCGTCGTTGACGGCGGTAAAGGGATCGCCAGTTGCGGCGCGTTTGGCCACGCCCAGCATGCGCTCGATAGATGGCGGGATGCGGAGGCCGAAGCGCGCGAGCAGCGCGGTCAGGGCACCTCCAGTGACGAGAGGCacgatgacgaggaagaagacctTCCACGGGTGGCGCTTGGCGTAGTGCTGGAGGTCGCGGAGGAGGcgcttgagctgcttgaggCAGCGCTGCATGAAGCCCTCGCGGGGAGAGCGCTTATAGTACGAAGGGCGGCCTGAGGGGGTTTTCACTGTTAGTTATGATACTAGGTGCCTACGTGATATCACCGGAGAAGCACACTTACGGTTTCCAAACAGGCTGGAGCGGCTGTTGTTGCCGCCCAGGCCGAAGAACGAGCCGCGCGAGCCATTGTTCTTGCGGtagctgctgccaccgccgccgaaAATCCCACCGCCACGGGTCCGGGAGCGAGATCTGGATCTGGATCTGGATCTTGATCGGgagcgcggcggcggcgagcgCGACTCAGAGTGCGAGCGACGCTTCTTGTGgctgtggcggcggctgctggtgtggtggtggtgacgagACGAGCGGCCGCTTTGACTGACGGCGTCGCCGAACTGCTCGAGGAGGCTTGACGAACCCATGATGGCGATCAGGGGAGGGTTTTGGAGTGTGTGTGGTTTATGGAATAATGCGAGACAGGATGATAAATGAGGTGAACAAGCAATGCAaagtgaaaaaaaatagacgAAGTTGACGCTGTTTCAGGAAGCGGGCAGGGTTGCGCGCATTGAgccttgctgttgctgagctATGATGAGAGCACTGGCTGcgcaagaccaagaccaagaccaaggctAGAGATGGTATCGTCTGTCTCTGCTACAGTGGAAGCAGCGCCCGCTTGCAACATTCAACGCGAAAAAGAGGTGGTTGTAATAATACAAGTCGCAAAGCAACGTGCTGCAAGAAGTTCCGGCCTGTTGACAAGAGCAAGGGCCCAGCTTAGGTATAGCAACCAGCTTTACTCTAAACAGTAAGAGATAAATCCAGGCCCCCAACCAATCCTTACGTGTATGCAAGGCACAGACGGTACCTTCGCTTCCTTGTCTGCCTCTACCTTGTCTGTGATccagtctctctctctatctctccatctctttgCCCACTTGGAGCTTCTCTTACGGATATCCGTGCAGCAGGGCGGGATGCAGGATGCAGCGATGAGGTGCAGCTGAAAGCTTCAAAGACGGCGCAAAGTGGAGAAGCGAAAATCGCCGTTGgagacaaaaaagacaagCGCCTTGGCCGCTGGAAAATCGGGTGGCTGGGGGGGGAGAGCCGGTAAATTAGAGCGACTTGTTCttatttgcttttctctcaGCTTATTTGTTCACAGTGAGGCAATATTTCGTaggtacggagtaatacAGCACAGGGGCGAGTGCGCGCTGCAAAAAGGGCCTGAAACAGCTAAGTAGGGCGAGAAAAGCAGGTGGCGCAGCAATCCATGGGGGGGAAGAAAAGTTGGCCAAGTCAACTAAGTGAAATACGAGGACAGtgaggtgctgctgctagttgGCGAGAAAATGCAAGGAGTGGAAAGTTACTAGTGGAAGCGAGCGAGCAAAGTGCAGATCTCAATACGTGATGCTGCAGACAATGCCatgtagcagcagtacttgTACTTGTCGATACATTCACAAAGGCTGACGGAAAGCCAgcttggcggaggaggacaATTGGTCGTTTCGCCTTTGTAAATGAAtgactactagtagtactataCCTGCAAGCCAAGCTTATGTTGTTTCTGTCGTCCTGCGCCACAGCAGCTACGCCACACCCCAGATTTCAACCTCCGTAGTACTGTCTTGCATGTCATTCTTGCTTTGTTCGCGTAAGAAGAGCGCGTTCAAAAGCTCAATATCGGGAGTGTTACTGTATAAATCGCTTCTTTAAGTGTTGCCCAAACTGTCTAGATATTCATCTCCTCAACAACATTCCGAACCAGAGGACGAATTCTGCGCCGTAAAGAGCATAATTCAGAGCATATACCTAACCTAGTCACAATGTCtggtgaagacgatgaagatgattaCATGAACATGACGTTTGAAGATCCTACCCCAGCGAAAGAGTCCTCAGTTCAGCGCGCTCAGCGTCTTAAAAAGGAATCCCGCGCTCGGGGCATCATTAAATCCAAGGCAGAGCtcgcccaagaagaagctgctgcgagaGAAAAGGCACTCTCAACCTCCCTGCTGGATGACCCACGCtcaaaaaagagtaaaggcCTTGCCATGATGGCAAAGATGGGCTTCAAGGGTGGCAGTCTGGGGAGAAAGACTGAAGACGGCCAAAGCGCCGGCAAGTCAGAGCCTATCCAAATCAGCATGAAGGAAGACCGTGGCGGCATTGGCTTGGacagcgagaagaagagaaagcttcAAGAAGCATTTGAGGAGCGAGATGCCAAGTCCGTCAAAGTCGATCCTAATGAGTACCgcgagaggatgaggatggagagagaggacgCCAGACTGGAAGTGCAACTCCATGCTGCACAACGCACGGCGGAGAGGTTGGACGATGAAAAGGCTGGAAAAGAAGACACACCCGAGCCAACGTCATCTTccgaagaagcagaaaccTCTGAGTCGAAACAGCGTCCGATATCATCTCGCCCGCTCAAGTCTTTCCCCGTTGTCTATCGAGGCTTGATTCGACACCgtgaagaaagagagcgtGATCGGCGGATGAGGCATGACTTGGAGCAGTCCCTCTCTCGGTTGCCGACATACGAAAGCggtgacgaggacgaagacgacaaAAAGGCCCTGGGCAAGAAACACACTATATACGCCACTGCGGATGATCTGGATGAggtggatgaagagctggacgAATTTAATGCCCTTGATGCTGGCACTAGGTTGAGCCGTCTGGTTATGTACTTGCGAGAGACGCATTGGTATTGCTTTTGGTGCAAAATGGCGTATCCGAATGCTGAGATGGACGGGTGTCCGGGTTTAACGGAGGAAGATCACGATTAACAGAGTACTTTGTCAAATACATAGCATCTTGGTGTAGCCTCTTTCCTCAATATATAccctctactgcctctactgcctctactgaCATTTTACATAGACAAGAAGACCATAGGCATGGATCTGTATAAAGCTGAAATATTCTTGCCCGTTCTCTGTAGCTGCTTTTCTCACTCAAGATATGGCCAAGTTTCTTCATAAGCTGTCCTCCCAAATCAAATTTTAGCTCGATATTTATCTCGGCCTCAAACCCGCGTTCCAGCTCGCTGTGTGCATATTCATTCCAAGACTACTGttgcttccttttctttgacCACCACCACAGATTTGCAAAGTACCATGATAGAATCGAAATGCTGCCATCCGCGTTTTATTAACTTCCAGAAGGCCGGGCACTCAATTCCATCAACGCCGTAGCTTGATAAAGTGGTATCGACCCCATCTTGAAAAAGTTATCGTCGTATCTGGATCATACTTGCAAGCATCCTTATCATAGTTGCCTCCGGGCCATTTCACAAAAAAGATAGCCTTTGATCTCATCGTAGCGACGTAGATCTTCACTGCTTGTTTGATAGCTTCCCCCATATCTCTCTTGAACTTCTTTACCCACACATCAAGTAGGTATTCACTAAGAAAATCCATCGCATCTTTGACAGCGTCATGCTGCTTGGCATCTTCAACGGGGTTTCCATCTTGATTAGTGTTCGTATCACAGGCTGACTTCATATTGCTGATCATCTTCAGGTATTGGCAACTCGGAAGCGCGCGAGGATCTAATTTAggaattaaatttattaattgcgATGTATCATAGCTAAGTCACTTCATATCTTGTCCTCCTAAATCAAAATCTcatttcttctcctgcttATTAAGAAATCTGGTGGTGCTGATAAACAACTCccattttttactttatgtGAGCCTCATAATTTGAAATACTAGTATTGTTCATACATCTCTCCAGGATTATAGCTCATTTAGAGATAGCAATAACTATTCAGCATAGTGTTTTCCTTGCGCTAAAATTCACAACCAATATATTCCGTTCCCCAACGCCACCGTAGACAAAGTCTCACTTATGGAAATtaatcatcatcaaattcGTCGTCCCAGCCTCCTGGCCCCTTTCCAGGAGGCACATAGGTGCCACTATTGTCGTCGCCAAGATGTCCAGCATGCCGGTGTGCTGCAGTGCCACTCTCGCTATAATCAGCCGCGACATTTTTCGATGCGACAATTCTGTCGTCGTGTGAAATCTCAAAATCCAAGGACACGCCGTTGGAAGTCATCTTGATCACATAGGAGAGTCTCCTGATGATGCGGCCCTTGTTATTCGTCCATGTTGGGAGATCATCGAATTTGGGGATCCTCGACCAGCGTAACTGGCAGAGCTCTTTGACGGTATCATCGCATCGTTCTGATGGTTGCGGGCTGTTGGAGTAGATCAGGTTTGTGACAATTTCGCTAGCTGGTGATTCGAAATCTTGACTGAATCCTAGTTCGATGGATTTACCCACGGTTATAGTCTCGCCCTTGATGACAATTAGAACTGTCCATTTCGGTCACATTAGAGGTTAATGACTTACAATACGCAGAAACCAGGAGGCTTGGTCAGCGGCCATATACACTCGTGCGATCGAGCACCACTCCCGATCTTGGATACTATGGTCTTTTTCAGACCACGGTATCACGTTGCACATTGTACCGTAACTGGCTCTGGCAATCCTCGAGCAAATCGCGGACTCGGTTTTGCCATCAGATTGTTCAAGCCCTCTGATAGCCGCGCCGCGGCAGACGGCCGTCCAGCTACGTCGTTGAGAAATAATGTCAGCCTTGtctagtattaaaaaagtcaGCTCGTACTTACGGCCGTGCTCCAGAGCTCTGTAAAACCTCTACTTTGCCCCTAAGACCTTCAATCAGACAGTTATATAGATAGTGGCATCGCCCAAAACCACCGACTAAGATCACAAACTAGTAATTCAATCAGTAGTCTATTTGCGCTAACAGCTTAAGCCTAGTTTCATACCTTGGCCTGCTTTTTGTACCGCATCTTCACTTCGTTAACTTGAGCTGTTACAAGTTCCACAATCTGGCTGGTTATGGGGTGAAACACGTTGACAATTTCATAACTGTTGGGTACGTTAGTAAACAGTCTCTATACCTAATCACTCTCTACCTTTGTGAGGGGCTTACTTGTGAATACTGATATCTGAAGAAATGTATTGTTCGTGATCTCTCTTCCGTGAACTGACGAGGGCTTGTATCGACCACTTGCGGCCATCGTCGTTGAACTGTGGCTTTATGCCATTCTCCCATTCATTGTTCATAAGACGAGCTATTCCGTCTTCTCCAAGTCTTTCCCAGGTACTTGAAGGGATCTTTTGCCTAAGGAGATTTCGGAAACGCTCGTCCACAAACGTAGCGCCACAGAGCTTTCCTAGATACCATGTAAGCTATACAAATatgaacaagaaaagaagatgtaTTTCTTACCATCTCCTCTGACGCTTTCTTTAACTCTGATTGGATCTTTACTGACGATAGTATATGTGATCACATCCTGTGAAGCAAATAAGCTGTGTTAACGTTTAACTGGactaaataacttactaCAGTGCCTCCACCAGCATCACAGACGACAAAATGATCACCGGGCTGTGAAGGTCAATCAGTTAGCCGCGATAATGGTTATTTCAGTCTGTGGTGATCATATAGACTTACCACCATATCTGCCCTATCAGACAGATCTTGCAAAGCTGCCAATGCCGCCGCTTCAGGCTCTGAAATAAACTCCAGAGCAGTATCAAAAACGCCACGAATGTTCAAGATTCCTGCTCTTTCAACTGCCTCTTTCATTCGAAACTGAGCATATGCAGGCCAGATCGCTGGTAGAGTGACAACCACTTTGAACGCGGAAACATCGACTATTGATGCTCCCTCAGCTCGCTCAATGCAGTTCATGGTATACTGCCATAACTCTCGTAGGTAGTCGCTGATAACATCCACAACATGGGCGTTGGACTTTTCTAGTGAAGCCATTGCGGCTTTAAGATGTTCTGAACCTCTTTGATACTGCGGTATGTCTTCTTTATCCAGAAGACAGAGCTTAAACCATTGGATGGAGGCCGATCCCTGTGGAGCGACATAGCCCCAAAGAGGTGCGCCATCTTTCTCCTCGTGAGAGATTATGGTTGGTACTTTTTCCTTGTCGCTGTTAAAATTGAAGCGAGATTTCcagctagttattatattGACTTGTTCTGGTCGGCTCGATCGAGCCCACGCGACACCGGAGAAACTATTCAGACTCAGTCTTGGGAACCGCGTCATCACGATAGAATAGACTTACGTGGTCCCAAAGTCTATGCCTATGACAATGGTAGGATCTCCTGCAGAAGCTTTCTGCACCCCTCTGGCGGTGCCTCTTTGTTTTCGGCCAGTTCCTCGCATGATTGAGTGCTGCTCAATTTGCAACGTTGCAGTCGAGCAATAACTGATATCAAAACTTTAGCTGATGGGGCAAAAGAGAATGTGGTGAgttgaaaggaagaaaatagaaacaaTGGTAAGGCATAAGTTGCTTAAATAAGAACGCGTGCTTCACTGCAATGCCAGTTGGCAGCCATCTGGCAAAATACTCTGCATGTTACCGCCCCCACCGCAAAACACGCtctttacttttcttcttcttctctctcctctctatctctctcaCTTCTGATATATTTCAATACAGTCTTCGTGAAAAAGTATTATCCAGATACGCAGAGGCCAATTCTCCTCTCATCGGAGAGGTTGCAACACAATGCCACCACGAGGTATCAGGAGTCCTGGTGGAGGACGCGGTAATAAATATCTGTTTCATGGGAATACATTTCCCAACTAGTTGCATCAAGCAAACTGAGTTGAGAGTTGAAGCTAACTTTGAAGCAGAAGTTTTAGAATCTTCGCAAATCGATGTGGAGAATCTAGTTATTGAGACGCCAACCGCGTCATCACTGCTGCGAGCTCAAGATAAAGAGTGCCAAGATAGTGATGGGGAAGACCGCTCTGTCACCGATGAAGCAGATGGAAATTATCAAGAAAATATTGTTTCCAGCAAGCCACTCATTGTACTTAAAACTTCGCGAGTCCTCCGTTCGAATGCGGTCAAACATGAGCCAATGCAACCAGGTTCGCCGACATCGAGTCAAATTGAGACTCCAAACTTGGCGAAACGGGGTCGCGAGAAACACGATGATGTGGCCACACGTCCTGAAAAACGCGTCAAGAAACCTGCGGTCGATGCCAAAATTGAAAAGTATGAGAAGGCCTTTGATGAGTGGCTGGAAGACTACAAATCGAAAACTCAAGGCCTTGAAACCTTCAAAACTAAGAACCAGGAGTTATGCATGGAGAATAATACTCTTAAGAAAGGACTTAAGAAGGCACAACAAGACCAGAAACGAATGGAAGCGCTGCATAGCTCGGAGATCTCCCTATTACAAAGCGAGTGTAGTAAACTGAGAAAAAAGCTAGAAGCTGCCATTGATGCTTCGAAACAGGACAATCTCAAGTATACCAAAGTTTCGGATTCTGACATCACCGCAGAATGGGGGAAATTATCCTTTAACATCCGCGACCTAGTCTCCCAGTGCTTAACCAAGCATCCCGCCAATGAGAATGACGAAATCGAGACCTTGATGAAACGGATGAAAAGGTTCTTGCCTCTATCCTATTGCAATGTTGCAAGCTTACGAGCTGCTGTGCTTCGGCGAATGATATGGTATATAATCAAGTCCGCTGTATTCTCGGGGATGCGGCCCATCTGGTACGGAGCGGCCGGGCAGATGTTGACACAGGTCGTGTATATGGCAAGTACGTAAATGCTTCGGCCTCTTATCTTGTACATGTTGACATAATCGGCTAATAAACTTTCTCGTCTAGGTCAAGGATATATCAACAAGTCCCATTGCCTCAATATGGCCAGTCAAATGAAACAGAGAGCAGTCGCTAGTCTCAATGAAGACCCCCAGCTCCATGAAAAAGCTGAAGGAGCTATCTATTTATTGCTCGAAGCTACCAAAGCTACAGTTTCGAAGTTTATTCCTGATCCGATGATGGCGCTCTTTGAagtcaagatgaagaaaatcaTTATGGACGCGATTGATCTCcacgccatgatgatgaattcAAAGGCTATTTTCTTGCAGCGGTGGCTTGGAGATGATAACAACAGGAGCTTCACTATCTATAACCGAGAAATGATGGAATCTATGCAAAGCGATGTAGACACCTACACATCTCGCTATGTTGTAGAGTTTGTCGAAGCGCCAGGCTTAGTAAAATATGGTAATGCCGATGGTGAGGATTTTGAGTTTAATATGATCCTTTGCAAGTCTTCCGTTATAATTAGAGAAAATGGAGCTAGATCTACTTTGGAGGATAAGACTGTACACAGGGCGGCATGCGATGACAAGGATTTTGGCAAAGCCACAGCTGGATCGAAATCCGAATTGGAACAATAACTGGGACTCTTCTATATCTTTTAGACATGATGATTGATTTAGAAAATGGTTCGATATATAACAGGCTGACAATGCCATAGCTTAAATCGAAACAGAGAAATAATTGCCACCTCACAATATATGTAATTCAGAAGGCCATGATTTGAAGTCTTAAAGCCCGCAGCTTGGTCAGGGATTCATAGGCTGCATATATACAAGATCAAGTCCGTATTAGTGGTTAAATGCGAAGCTACCACAATTTCATTCATCTCCAATCTGGATGATGGTGAGTGAGTAATTAGCCGAAGAGTTgggaatattttatatttctagGCCCGGTGAATATGATTTAtgtagaaataaaaaaaattattcaGCACCTTGTTTCATTATCCAGCATCCTAGCTGTAGCTGATGACATGAGTTTTTAGCTACATGTATTTTAATcttctgctgcctctgctgcctctacTTTTCAAGCGTTATATGGCAGCTAAATATTTATACGTAGGTATAGCGTGGACTGACTGCCTCGTTAGGGATACAGCTAATGTGCTGGATGGTAATTTTCCTAAACAAACAAATGCTTGATATTGCTATCTACATAACTGAAGAGTAACCATCCCCTAACATGCTAAGATTACACAACTTCTCTCCCGTCTCATAATGTTCACCAATCTCAAGAATCCCGGATATGTCGTAAAATCAAACCATCCCCAATCCATGGCCTCGGTATATGCCTACACTCATAAGGGTATCTGATGAGGCCAAATCCCGCCGGGCCACAGTCCATAAAACACTAAAGGCAAAGTACAGAAGTAAAAGATGGAGCTGCTCTCGTCATAAGATCTCCCTTCTCCTAGGTCAACTAATTCTCCTTTCTCCCAGCTAATTCTGATGCCTTGTTTAAATATTCTCgtcctccttttctcttcttctatttcctTTCTATCACATGCATGCTAACTTCACGCTTTATCTCCTATTAGGCAAAAGACTGTTTCGTCCGAACGGCGCCCCTGAAAATGCGGGTACTCCAGAGTTCCAACCTTGGCTTACGCTGTTCTTCACAATCAGCGCCGCGGCAGCTGTTGCGGCTTGGCGCTCCTTCTGACGCTGTCTCTCCTTGAGATAATTGGTCGCCTCGGGACGCATACGCAAGATTCGTAAGATCATATCATCACTAGCATCAGCTTGCATCTCGCGTCGCTTCGCCTCCTTGGCTTTTCGCATTGTTCCAAGATTTCGGCTCATCATGATACTCTTACCGCGTCGGATGGTGCCCATGCTTGCGAACGAGCCCGCACCACCCAGAGACGCCCCCAGACTACTCGGCACTGCGAGTCTACTCTGACTTTGTTGTTGATTCTGCTGTTGTAAAGCTT
It encodes:
- a CDS encoding uncharacterized protein (EggNog:ENOG41) produces the protein MMATALCSPERAAVASPVHHIEGPVDYLASLDDATASRHGTLPPPNPHFAFPAASPSSTLHDPTTKRRRPLSAVEMHSRSLSIAVDGSDSRHAALPAFSFNPGASLPPKPHSFLSPPHSPSSAQPPAQPAAASNRPMGHGHRRGGSEFVGGRLREGSTIAVMSTSPPKNEFDMKVPTLQPPPRRGHRRGMSATIPATDLPILFAPPTIGSLPQGNSAPNSPTIFSRKDDLPIIGPDFPLPEPVPLGQDSRNTGSPGVAKATPEDHLKMTKSGMRARVGFSDTLEFIPRPLSLVSNETSSTVTARPGHSGSGSVSSIISISSLNGRDGCNSLMRAPTGEPYDSRPSTAGAILERTADLQMPDEPPTSPRRRNSIPALVNIADADGVESNVSTPTKPAKRWSFFGLDAFASGSPMKRRPSTSSSSSSTPRPIDGISCSDRGSESSLDTTEVIPAKSKKGGKSDKKKKKKEKKEKEKEKEKEKDKDKEKEKEKEKEKKTKGWAGSILPLKSHKKRGKSNLVRPPTPPASVSHLDDEEEDEPERDIRQPSLEPPIISITESPSLPEQSELPKQSSEDMSYPMIDLDAALGPFNTPLSYNAEWEAAQRAAGTPGSRRRLHSAQGLKGFSGPGMHYHRRAESAPDLPPFDFRSAIHRFGSSSTMADVFEEDEEDEDGKGNTKTELETSEEVSEEFDGDVTPPAITPVLQEPFLGPSDKVLGKMRRGSAGLIEGESSSSYAVRAEASKVSLQDETITEEDFTFFRAPVFQGRRDSVDSGAPSAPSPRQVPATADLPVDDPLVLPSASATPLSPYSASYVSSSHPSPRSPMSVDAQRISTAPSSITDDSFHSLLMGEPGPEVRISMDYDAPSLASSHSAMTRDSTFIPVPRPRQLGPSRDQRPVSMSAPFGRRRSSLASLSRLISSSHGERSKLSMEVTLDNEPESKKSKHSKTKRLGRMMQFWKPSKEDKVKEERAKEDKAA
- a CDS encoding uncharacterized protein (EggNog:ENOG41~TransMembrane:1 (i142-165o)), giving the protein MGSSSLLEQFGDAVSQSGRSSRHHHHTSSRRHSHKKRRSHSESRSPPPRSRSRSRSRSRSRSRTRGGGIFGGGGSSYRKNNGSRGSFFGLGGNNSRSSLFGNRRPSYYKRSPREGFMQRCLKQLKRLLRDLQHYAKRHPWKVFFLVIVPLVTGGALTALLARFGLRIPPSIERMLGVAKRAATGDPFTAVNDAVRMAGEYGNGSSNAVQSYVRGSRVERGRSGDMRWERKASYYDDIERQGGGLVEGIRNGVSKFFS
- a CDS encoding uncharacterized protein (EggNog:ENOG41) is translated as MSGEDDEDDYMNMTFEDPTPAKESSVQRAQRLKKESRARGIIKSKAELAQEEAAAREKALSTSLLDDPRSKKSKGLAMMAKMGFKGGSLGRKTEDGQSAGKSEPIQISMKEDRGGIGLDSEKKRKLQEAFEERDAKSVKVDPNEYRERMRMEREDARLEVQLHAAQRTAERLDDEKAGKEDTPEPTSSSEEAETSESKQRPISSRPLKSFPVVYRGLIRHREERERDRRMRHDLEQSLSRLPTYESGDEDEDDKKALGKKHTIYATADDLDEVDEELDEFNALDAGTRLSRLVMYLRETHWYCFWCKMAYPNAEMDGCPGLTEEDHD
- a CDS encoding uncharacterized protein (EggNog:ENOG41), whose amino-acid sequence is MRGTGRKQRGTARGVQKASAGDPTIVIGIDFGTTFSGVAWARSSRPEQVNIITSWKSRFNFNSDKEKVPTIISHEEKDGAPLWGYVAPQGSASIQWFKLCLLDKEDIPQYQRGSEHLKAAMASLEKSNAHVVDVISDYLRELWQYTMNCIERAEGASIVDVSAFKVVVTLPAIWPAYAQFRMKEAVERAGILNIRGVFDTALEFISEPEAAALAALQDLSDRADMVPGDHFVVCDAGGGTVDVITYTIVSKDPIRVKESVRGDGKLCGATFVDERFRNLLRQKIPSSTWERLGEDGIARLMNNEWENGIKPQFNDDGRKWSIQALVSSRKRDHEQYISSDISIHNYEIVNVFHPITSQIVELVTAQVNEVKMRYKKQAKFVILVGGFGRCHYLYNCLIEGLRGKVEVLQSSGARPWTAVCRGAAIRGLEQSDGKTESAICSRIARASYGTMCNVIPWSEKDHSIQDREWCSIARVYMAADQASWFLRIGETITVGKSIELGFSQDFESPASEIVTNLIYSNSPQPSERCDDTVKELCQLRWSRIPKFDDLPTWTNNKGRIIRRLSYVIKMTSNGVSLDFEISHDDRIVASKNVAADYSESGTAAHRHAGHLGDDNSGTYVPPGKGPGGWDDEFDDD
- a CDS encoding uncharacterized protein (EggNog:ENOG41) is translated as MPPRGIRSPGGGREVLESSQIDVENLVIETPTASSLLRAQDKECQDSDGEDRSVTDEADGNYQENIVSSKPLIVLKTSRVLRSNAVKHEPMQPGSPTSSQIETPNLAKRGREKHDDVATRPEKRVKKPAVDAKIEKYEKAFDEWLEDYKSKTQGLETFKTKNQELCMENNTLKKGLKKAQQDQKRMEALHSSEISLLQSECSKLRKKLEAAIDASKQDNLKYTKVSDSDITAEWGKLSFNIRDLVSQCLTKHPANENDEIETLMKRMKRFLPLSYCNVASLRAAVLRRMIWYIIKSAVFSGMRPIWYGAAGQMLTQVVYMASQGYINKSHCLNMASQMKQRAVASLNEDPQLHEKAEGAIYLLLEATKATVSKFIPDPMMALFEVKMKKIIMDAIDLHAMMMNSKAIFLQRWLGDDNNRSFTIYNREMMESMQSDVDTYTSRYVVEFVEAPGLVKYGNADGEDFEFNMILCKSSVIIRENGARSTLEDKTVHRAACDDKDFGKATAGSKSELEQ